In the genome of Bacteroides mediterraneensis, the window GACGGCTTTCAGCAAAGAGGCAAACAGCACACTTCCGTCCACACAATTAATCTGGGCCGATTTCAGGGCATCGTCGAACGTCCGCACCCGCTGGGTGAACACCACGTTCGAAGAAAGGCTGCTGTTGCTGATAGAACTATACTTGAAGCCTCTTTTCTGCAACACATACCACAAGGCATACACCTGCTTGTCGACCACCGTCGTATCCTTGCTCTGATACCCCCAGAAACGGTTGACGATGCGCGAATCGAGGGCCTCGCGCAACACCTGGCTGATGTTCGGGTTATCCTCGTTCACATACGCGGCAAAGAACTCACCCGTATCGTGAAACTTCATATTGCTGTCGATATACCCCAACAGACACTCGTTGATGCTGCGCACGGAATAGGTATGCACTGCCGAATACACCCGCCCGTTGTTCAGCTTCGCCTGCACGGACACGGTGACCGGCATGGCCTGCGTATTCTCCAGCAACGCCTGGTAATTCCATATCACATCGGGAAAAATCAGGTATTCCTTTCCCGACTCAGGCAAAATAAATTCTGAAATCGAATGTGCAAAGAACGGAGTTTCGGCCAGTTCGATGTGAAGTTTACTGTTGGCATGAGGACTGCGTATCTTGATGGCGATACACGATTTGGGATTGCCCAGATAGGTACTGTCACCCGGCACAATCAACCGGGCATCGGTTGTGGCGGTGGAAAGAATCGTGACCGGGAAAATGTTTCCACCCAGTTCGTCAGTAATTTCCAATCCGGATGAAAAAGGTTCATACCTATAAATATATAAAGTCGCGGCAATGGCCGTCAGAACGGCCAGCACGCAAGTGGCCACTTTCCATTTATTCTCTTTCCTGATTTTAAACTTTTCCAGTAACATCATCACAAAATTACCCGTTAAAAAACACCGGAGCAGACCCGGATAAAAAACTTCCCCCGTGCCTGCTCCGGCCTGCGGTTATCTCACCGCAATACTTTCTATTTCTACCAGCACTCCTTTCGGCAAAGCCTTTACGGCCACAGCCGAACGAGCCGGGAAATCGCCCTCGAAATACTGGGCATACACGGCATTCATGTCGCCAAACAAGGCCATATCAGACAGGAATACCGTAGTTTTCACTACATTGGCAGTAGTCAGTCCGGCTTCAGCCAGCACGTTCTTGATGTTTTCAAACACCCGTGTGGTCTGTTCCTTGATTCCACCTTCCACTACCTCGCCTGTAGCCGGATCTACCGGAATCTGTCCAGACAAGAATACCATACCGTTCACTTCCACAGCCTGGCTGTATGGGCCAATGGCAGCAGGAGCCTTTTCTGTAAAAATTACTTTTTTCATAAGAGTTAATCAATCATTTAAATTGTATTTTCAACGGCTAAATTAGCACATTTCTTTCAATCGGGAGAGAGAAATACGAAAAAAAGTCACCATTTATTCGTGATTATCACAAAAAACACTTACTTTTGTCCTCGCAATGAAGCAAAAGGGTATCTGGAAACGTACTCCGTCTCCTGTTCCCCGGTTCAAAACAACAAACAATCAAAATCATTCGAAATTCAAATACGTGTGAAAGAGGGAGAAGGCCTCTTGAAGGTTTGTCATGTTTCACACGACCAATATTAATTATATCATTATTAACCATTTTATGTACAATATCATTCAATTAAACGACAAGGATTTGTCGGAATTGCAGCAGATTGCCAAAGAGTTGGGTCTGAAAAAAACCGATTCGCTGCGAAAAGAAGAATTGGTGTACCGCATTCTGGACGAACAAGCGATTGTCGGTGCCACCAAAAAAGTGGCCGCCCAACAAAACAATGAAGAACGCAAAGAAGGACAGCCACGCAAGCGTTCACGCATCAGCATAAAGAAAGAAGGGGACAAGGTGTACACCGCCACCAAAGACAAAGCACAAAAACTGGAAGTCAACACCCCTGTCCTTCCAGCCCCTACACCTTTATTTAAAGAAATACCTGTTCCGACCGAAAATACAATGAAAGAAACGGCACCTGCCGAAGGGGAAGCCATCCAAGCAGAGGCTCCGGCTGCTGAGGAAAAACCTAAAGCAAAACGGGGACGGAAACCAGGTTCCAAAAATAAATCAACCTTGGCAAAAGAAGCACTCGAAGCAGAAAAGAAACAAAAAGAAGAAACAACCGCAACAGCTGCCCCCCTTCCTCTTGACGATGACATGGAGCTGCCGCCGTTGGACTTAAGCAATAATGACTTTATTCCTATAGAAGACCTTCCGTCAGAAAAATTTGAGATACCCTCAGA includes:
- a CDS encoding RidA family protein, producing the protein MKKVIFTEKAPAAIGPYSQAVEVNGMVFLSGQIPVDPATGEVVEGGIKEQTTRVFENIKNVLAEAGLTTANVVKTTVFLSDMALFGDMNAVYAQYFEGDFPARSAVAVKALPKGVLVEIESIAVR